The following proteins are co-located in the Sandaracinaceae bacterium genome:
- a CDS encoding aminoglycoside phosphotransferase family protein, with protein MGRSFSEESCAADFGLGRPKAEFTLAGRGQMNPLGVLRLETDRGTFAIKQSLYPPRPVALRIERMAHEAGLTMPTPILTVEGRSSARYAVDTKRVWVRAFGWVDGEAGAWGSVSERASFEVAGVIGRVQQLPLMAFMLEDKPHRPLHERHWRKLARSARERHKPWARLLDERIDLLVEAEAHADREAHYPQCVSHRDYHPPNFIEPKSGPRALVDWDSAGTASPRLEALRFALIWATPEVGPPQRDLVRAFVRGYEASGLQLPAPTLDEMIAQAQPRVRWIRFNVLRGLRNEVEVEPGLVEALLQTVAPLDHDELESLRGFFA; from the coding sequence ATGGGTCGTTCGTTCTCCGAGGAGTCTTGCGCCGCGGACTTCGGACTGGGACGGCCGAAGGCGGAGTTCACGCTGGCAGGGCGCGGCCAGATGAACCCGCTGGGCGTGCTTCGTTTGGAGACGGACCGCGGCACCTTTGCCATCAAGCAGTCGCTCTACCCACCTCGCCCCGTGGCGCTGCGCATCGAGCGAATGGCGCACGAGGCGGGCCTCACGATGCCGACGCCCATCCTCACCGTGGAAGGGCGGAGCTCAGCGAGGTACGCAGTGGACACCAAGCGCGTCTGGGTCCGTGCGTTCGGCTGGGTGGACGGAGAAGCGGGAGCCTGGGGAAGCGTCTCCGAACGCGCTTCGTTCGAGGTCGCTGGTGTCATCGGACGGGTTCAGCAATTGCCATTGATGGCGTTCATGCTCGAAGACAAGCCGCACCGCCCGCTCCACGAGCGGCACTGGCGCAAGCTGGCCCGCTCGGCGCGAGAGCGGCACAAGCCGTGGGCGCGGCTGTTGGACGAGCGCATCGATCTGCTGGTCGAAGCTGAAGCCCACGCGGACCGCGAGGCGCACTACCCGCAGTGCGTCAGCCATCGCGACTACCACCCACCCAACTTCATCGAGCCGAAGTCCGGTCCCCGTGCCCTGGTCGACTGGGACTCTGCCGGGACGGCCTCGCCCCGCCTCGAAGCGCTGCGCTTCGCACTGATTTGGGCGACGCCGGAAGTTGGTCCACCCCAACGCGACCTGGTGCGAGCGTTCGTCCGAGGCTACGAGGCCAGCGGGTTGCAGCTGCCGGCCCCGACGCTCGACGAGATGATCGCGCAGGCCCAGCCTAGGGTGCGGTGGATTCGCTTCAACGTGCTGCGAGGGCTGCGAAACGAAGTCGAGGTCGAGCCAGGCCTCGTGGAGGCGCTGCTGCAGACCGTCGCGCCGCTGGATCACGACGAACTCGAGTCGCTGCGCGGCTTCTTCGCATAG
- a CDS encoding acyl-CoA desaturase has translation MNISLRTPFTKKTPPPSPAPERAPHVALVPPPPAPPSRSRALTAAEVEAFGAELDQLRAEVMATVGEREATYIRRVHACVRYTEIGGRTLLFAGWLPPAFVLGTGLLSVSKIVDNMELGHNVMHGQYNFLNDPEYRGDTFEWDTACPGDAWRHSHNYLHHNFTNILGKDRDLGYGVLRLTEHEAWEPRHRFQLLYAGALATFFQWGVAMHDLELDRVRKGERSRAEMRAELGPVLRKMARVGAKDYLLFPLLAGPSFLPVLLGNMSANLARNLWAFTIIFCGHFTEDAETFPPESLETETRGAWYLRQLKGSSNLEGGPVFHFFTGNLSHQIEHHLFPDVPALRYAEMAVKVREICERYGQHYNTGSLSSQFRSVVSRIVRLSSPTPAEVAARRDARSPRLRVLS, from the coding sequence ATGAACATCTCTCTTCGCACCCCGTTCACCAAGAAGACCCCTCCCCCGAGCCCAGCGCCCGAGCGCGCACCCCACGTCGCCCTCGTGCCGCCGCCACCCGCGCCTCCCAGCCGCAGCCGCGCCCTGACCGCCGCCGAGGTGGAGGCGTTCGGCGCCGAGCTCGACCAGCTGCGCGCCGAGGTCATGGCCACCGTCGGCGAGCGTGAGGCCACCTACATCCGTCGCGTGCACGCCTGCGTTCGCTACACGGAGATCGGCGGGCGCACGCTGCTGTTCGCCGGGTGGCTCCCGCCGGCCTTCGTGCTCGGTACGGGTCTGCTGTCGGTGAGCAAGATCGTCGACAACATGGAGCTCGGGCACAACGTGATGCACGGGCAGTACAACTTCCTCAACGACCCCGAGTACCGCGGCGACACGTTCGAGTGGGACACGGCGTGCCCCGGCGACGCGTGGCGGCACAGCCACAATTACCTCCACCACAACTTCACCAACATCCTCGGCAAGGACCGTGACCTCGGCTACGGCGTGCTGCGCCTGACGGAGCACGAGGCGTGGGAACCGCGACACCGCTTCCAGCTGCTGTACGCCGGTGCGCTGGCGACCTTCTTCCAGTGGGGCGTCGCCATGCACGACCTCGAGCTCGACCGCGTGCGCAAGGGCGAGCGGTCGCGGGCCGAGATGCGCGCCGAGCTGGGCCCCGTCCTGCGCAAGATGGCGCGCGTCGGCGCCAAGGACTACCTGCTCTTCCCGTTGCTCGCGGGTCCCAGCTTCCTGCCCGTGTTGCTCGGCAACATGAGCGCCAACCTCGCGCGCAACCTCTGGGCCTTCACCATCATCTTCTGCGGCCACTTCACCGAGGACGCCGAGACGTTCCCCCCCGAGTCCCTCGAGACCGAGACGCGCGGCGCCTGGTACCTGCGGCAGCTCAAGGGGTCCAGCAACCTCGAGGGCGGACCCGTGTTCCACTTCTTCACGGGCAACCTCAGCCACCAGATCGAGCACCACCTGTTCCCGGACGTGCCGGCGCTGCGCTACGCCGAGATGGCCGTGAAGGTGCGCGAGATCTGCGAGCGCTATGGGCAGCACTACAACACAGGCTCGCTGTCCTCGCAGTTCCGCTCCGTGGTCAGCCGCATCGTCCGGCTCAGCAGCCCCACCCCGGCCGAGGTCGCCGCCCGACGCGACGCCCGCAGCCCCCGGTTGCGCGTCCTTTCGTGA
- a CDS encoding ferredoxin reductase — protein MLPHSHTPQTPAGPTLGLTDFVDPHWIDFALSHINPLLSVQRVKARVVAMTHETPDLLRVELRPNRLFAGFVPGQAVPLRVTIGGIVHERYYSLTSSPKARTLQLGIKKQPGGVVSGYVHERLRVGDVVELGAAAGDFVLPREVPPQLLLIAGGSGITPMISLLDAALRCRNVQRVTLLYYARSVLDFAFHQHLRALAERDSRFRLLAIPEAHPSLQGAPSTEHVGRFSSAQLDDALGGLTPDLIYLCGPSGLVHSVRSELDGRGLTDRLRCEYFALPTAGAERDTEATIEFRKSRVTAISKKPSLLEAAEEAGLQPRSGCRIGICHTCTCTKVEGVVRDRVTGAIDDRPGSPIRLCVSEPLGPVVLDV, from the coding sequence ATGCTCCCCCACAGCCACACCCCACAGACCCCGGCCGGCCCCACGCTCGGCCTCACCGACTTCGTCGACCCGCACTGGATCGACTTCGCCCTCTCCCACATCAACCCGCTGCTCAGCGTGCAGCGCGTCAAGGCGCGCGTCGTCGCGATGACGCACGAGACCCCCGACCTGTTGCGGGTCGAGCTCCGCCCCAACCGCCTCTTCGCGGGCTTCGTCCCCGGCCAAGCCGTCCCGCTGCGCGTGACCATCGGCGGCATCGTGCACGAGCGCTACTACAGCCTCACCAGCTCGCCCAAGGCGCGCACCCTGCAGCTCGGCATCAAGAAGCAGCCGGGCGGTGTCGTGTCGGGCTACGTCCACGAGCGCCTGCGCGTCGGTGACGTGGTCGAGCTGGGCGCCGCGGCGGGCGACTTCGTGCTCCCGCGCGAGGTGCCCCCGCAGCTGCTCCTGATCGCGGGCGGCAGCGGCATCACGCCGATGATCAGCCTGCTCGACGCGGCCCTCCGCTGCCGCAACGTGCAGCGCGTCACGCTGCTCTACTACGCGCGCAGCGTGCTCGACTTCGCGTTCCATCAGCACCTGCGCGCCCTGGCCGAGCGCGACTCACGCTTCCGGCTGCTGGCCATCCCGGAAGCTCACCCGAGCTTGCAGGGCGCGCCCAGCACGGAGCACGTGGGGCGCTTCTCTTCCGCGCAGCTGGACGACGCGCTCGGCGGCCTCACGCCGGACCTCATCTACCTGTGCGGGCCCTCCGGCTTGGTGCACAGCGTGCGCAGCGAGCTCGACGGGCGCGGTCTCACGGACCGCCTGCGCTGCGAGTACTTCGCGCTGCCCACGGCCGGCGCCGAGCGTGACACCGAGGCCACCATCGAGTTCCGCAAGAGCCGGGTCACGGCCATCAGCAAGAAGCCGTCTCTCCTGGAGGCCGCCGAGGAGGCGGGTCTTCAGCCACGCAGCGGATGCCGCATCGGCATCTGCCACACCTGCACCTGCACCAAGGTCGAAGGCGTCGTGCGCGACCGCGTGACCGGGGCCATCGACGACCGCCCGGGCAGCCCCATCCGCCTGTGCGTCAGCGAGCCCCTCGGCCCCGTCGTGCTGGACGTCTGA
- a CDS encoding TetR family transcriptional regulator, translating into MSTRAQKKLESRQALMDAVITLTAHGRSFDSLSLRQVTAEAGLVPTAFYRHFDDMEQLGVAVAEQVCRDLRPLIRDARREATTASDSAVRASVELFLSYVRQHEAAFQFLSHAYAGGRTAVFRAVQREVRTFVMDLADDLRLVPPFSGFPSEDVEMISNIVVQMVLSLTRDVLALPEGQATREAELAARGIREMRFILLGALHWNPAFGQVPLELLRPKP; encoded by the coding sequence GTGTCCACGCGCGCCCAGAAGAAGCTCGAGTCCCGCCAGGCCTTGATGGACGCGGTGATCACGCTCACGGCGCACGGACGTAGCTTCGACAGCCTGAGCCTGCGTCAGGTGACCGCCGAGGCCGGCTTGGTGCCCACGGCGTTCTACCGTCACTTCGACGACATGGAGCAGCTCGGCGTGGCCGTCGCCGAGCAGGTCTGCCGCGACCTCCGCCCCCTCATCCGCGACGCGCGCCGCGAGGCCACGACGGCGTCGGATTCCGCGGTGCGCGCGTCGGTCGAGCTCTTCCTGAGCTATGTGCGCCAGCACGAGGCGGCGTTCCAGTTCCTGAGCCACGCGTACGCCGGTGGACGGACGGCCGTGTTCCGCGCCGTGCAGCGCGAGGTGCGAACGTTCGTGATGGACCTCGCTGACGACCTGCGGCTCGTGCCCCCCTTCAGCGGCTTCCCGTCGGAAGACGTCGAGATGATCTCGAACATCGTCGTGCAGATGGTGCTGTCGCTCACGCGCGACGTGCTCGCGCTGCCCGAGGGGCAGGCGACGCGCGAGGCCGAGCTGGCGGCGCGCGGCATCCGCGAGATGCGCTTCATCCTACTGGGCGCGCTGCACTGGAACCCCGCCTTTGGCCAAGTCCCCCTGGAGCTGCTCCGGCCGAAGCCGTAG
- a CDS encoding glutathione S-transferase N-terminal domain-containing protein — MKHALDSVGSLAASVAAGPFGVQIARTARQPEQLLELYEMENCPFCRVVRNTLTELDLDALVFPCPKGGTRYRPQVRARGGKELFPYLHDPNTGTRLYESADIVAYLYETYAGGNPPSHALIKSVRTSPSMAASALRLGRGIRARTGRLPEQHLELYSFEASPFSRIVRERLCELEIPFVLRNCGRTQAVEWIVVPALRERLAPDYAPTQRNRKALLARTGRMQVPYLVDPNTGHEMYESARIVEYLEETYGA; from the coding sequence ATGAAGCACGCACTCGACTCCGTCGGTTCCCTCGCCGCATCCGTCGCCGCAGGCCCTTTCGGCGTCCAGATCGCCCGCACCGCGCGCCAACCCGAACAGCTTCTCGAGCTGTACGAGATGGAGAACTGCCCGTTCTGTCGGGTGGTGCGCAACACGCTCACGGAGCTGGACCTCGACGCGCTCGTGTTTCCGTGCCCGAAGGGCGGCACCCGCTACCGTCCGCAGGTGCGGGCGCGCGGGGGCAAGGAGCTGTTCCCCTATCTCCACGACCCGAACACGGGCACGCGCCTGTACGAGTCGGCCGACATCGTGGCCTACCTGTACGAGACGTACGCCGGCGGGAACCCGCCGAGCCATGCGCTGATCAAGAGCGTGCGAACGTCGCCCTCGATGGCAGCCTCCGCGCTGCGCCTCGGACGCGGGATCCGCGCGCGCACCGGGCGGCTGCCCGAGCAGCACCTCGAGCTCTACAGCTTCGAGGCGAGCCCGTTCTCACGCATCGTCCGAGAGCGCCTGTGCGAGCTGGAGATCCCCTTCGTGCTCCGCAACTGCGGCCGGACTCAGGCCGTGGAGTGGATCGTGGTGCCCGCCCTGCGCGAGCGTCTGGCGCCCGACTACGCGCCCACGCAGCGGAACCGCAAGGCGCTGCTGGCGCGCACGGGACGCATGCAGGTGCCGTACCTGGTGGACCCCAACACGGGGCACGAGATGTACGAGTCGGCGCGCATCGTCGAGTACCTGGAGGAGACCTACGGCGCCTGA
- a CDS encoding serine/threonine protein kinase, with protein MTASSHTTSSTGVAHEPSLVEGVRELERGRLRAVLRARMFGGPATAVRLGRFALERKIGEGGAGVVYAAFDPTMQRRVALKALTAAQSDRRALLREARALAQLSHPNVLGVFEVHDEGDIAFVVSELVEAGSLREWMRGEHTLLERIAIVSGVAAGVSCAHRAGLVHRDLKPENVLVGEGRPRVADFGLARLWAAGGDTWGEHRVVGTPGYMAPEQRRGAAPAPSQDQWSLGVMAYELLFGRHPYAVGSDGADGPSRPSVHVAGPPPPPAADHPAGRAWPVLARALDDDPQARWPDVDAFARAIEDALAPAPVAPPARPRALVVGAVVTAALALGLTALALRAREQRPTQDASVDSPGDPWAAQYPTVAPMLARRDWVACSAFFEAHETSPAGHAVWATCARASGDGARIARMCEASSDDATPPEECDALLTDARSALNAGRPEECIKRLWEGEHTMLRGVLMGECASGLASDLRGGWPCLYATRSAGPRGPLTTCGFAGHVIGTNGLLTPVDAYARSFAAQGEWAACRKLAEVHGGLVDARTCVPGGGP; from the coding sequence ATGACGGCCTCATCACACACGACGTCCTCGACCGGTGTCGCGCACGAACCCTCTCTGGTGGAAGGTGTGCGCGAGCTGGAGCGCGGTCGACTGCGCGCGGTGCTGCGGGCCCGCATGTTCGGGGGCCCTGCGACTGCCGTTCGGCTCGGGCGCTTCGCGCTGGAGCGGAAGATCGGCGAGGGCGGCGCCGGGGTGGTGTACGCGGCGTTCGACCCGACCATGCAGCGCCGTGTCGCGCTCAAGGCGCTCACCGCCGCCCAGAGTGACCGACGGGCCCTGCTGCGTGAGGCTCGCGCGCTGGCGCAGCTGAGCCACCCGAACGTGCTCGGCGTGTTCGAGGTGCACGACGAGGGGGACATCGCCTTCGTCGTGTCGGAGCTGGTGGAGGCCGGCTCGCTGCGCGAGTGGATGCGGGGCGAACACACGCTGCTGGAACGCATCGCCATCGTCTCCGGGGTGGCTGCCGGGGTGTCGTGCGCGCACCGCGCGGGCCTCGTGCATCGCGACCTGAAGCCCGAAAACGTGCTGGTGGGCGAAGGGCGGCCGCGGGTGGCCGACTTCGGACTGGCACGGCTTTGGGCCGCGGGGGGTGACACCTGGGGCGAGCACCGGGTGGTCGGGACGCCCGGCTACATGGCGCCCGAGCAACGACGGGGAGCCGCGCCCGCGCCAAGCCAGGATCAGTGGAGCCTGGGCGTGATGGCGTACGAGCTGCTGTTCGGCCGTCACCCGTACGCCGTGGGGAGCGACGGCGCCGACGGTCCGTCCCGACCGTCGGTGCACGTCGCGGGACCGCCACCGCCACCCGCTGCCGACCACCCCGCGGGCCGCGCGTGGCCGGTGCTTGCGCGGGCCTTGGACGACGACCCCCAGGCTAGGTGGCCCGACGTCGACGCCTTCGCGCGCGCCATCGAGGACGCCCTGGCGCCCGCTCCGGTGGCCCCACCCGCGCGTCCCCGCGCGCTCGTGGTGGGCGCCGTGGTGACCGCCGCGTTGGCCTTGGGACTCACCGCGCTGGCGCTGCGGGCGCGCGAACAACGCCCCACTCAGGACGCGTCGGTCGATTCGCCGGGAGACCCGTGGGCGGCGCAGTACCCGACCGTGGCGCCCATGCTCGCGCGACGTGACTGGGTCGCCTGCAGCGCCTTCTTCGAGGCCCACGAGACGTCCCCCGCGGGCCACGCGGTGTGGGCCACCTGCGCGCGCGCCTCTGGCGATGGCGCTCGAATCGCGCGCATGTGCGAGGCCTCGTCGGACGACGCCACCCCCCCCGAGGAGTGCGACGCGTTGCTCACCGACGCTCGCAGCGCGCTGAACGCGGGGCGCCCCGAAGAGTGCATCAAGCGGCTCTGGGAGGGTGAGCACACCATGCTGCGGGGCGTGCTCATGGGAGAGTGCGCAAGCGGCCTCGCCAGCGACCTCCGCGGAGGATGGCCCTGCCTCTACGCGACGCGCAGCGCAGGTCCCCGCGGCCCCCTCACGACCTGCGGCTTCGCGGGGCACGTCATCGGCACCAACGGGCTACTCACCCCGGTCGACGCGTATGCTCGTTCGTTCGCGGCGCAGGGCGAGTGGGCTGCCTGCCGCAAGCTGGCCGAGGTGCACGGAGGGCTGGTGGACGCGCGGACCTGCGTCCCAGGGGGTGGCCCTTGA
- a CDS encoding sigma-70 family RNA polymerase sigma factor, with translation MPTPLGDDDRALLEAWRAGDAQAGEALFNRHFDAIYDFFASKLSIDVSDLVQRTFLGCVEARDRFRGDASFRTFLYAIARHELYGYFRSRKRNEALDFSVSSLSDLAPGPSSLLRAGTERARLVEALRTLPLDLQIILELRFWEDLSGPELAIVLEIPEGTVRSRLRRGVEALREQLARGTGSPTGVAQAAAELEAWSSALRGEATGDDEQASDGGTEDATKDDGQARGGDAAR, from the coding sequence ATGCCAACGCCGCTGGGTGACGACGATCGCGCGCTGCTGGAAGCGTGGCGCGCGGGGGATGCGCAGGCAGGTGAGGCGCTCTTCAACCGCCACTTCGACGCCATCTACGACTTCTTCGCGTCGAAGCTGAGCATCGACGTGAGCGACCTGGTGCAGCGCACCTTCCTGGGCTGCGTGGAGGCGCGCGACCGGTTCCGCGGCGACGCCAGCTTCCGCACGTTCCTGTACGCCATCGCGCGGCACGAGCTGTATGGCTACTTCCGCAGCCGCAAGCGCAACGAGGCGCTGGACTTCTCGGTGTCGTCGCTGTCCGACCTCGCCCCGGGCCCCAGCAGCCTGCTGCGCGCGGGCACCGAACGCGCGCGGCTGGTGGAGGCGCTGCGCACGCTGCCGCTGGACCTCCAGATCATCCTCGAGCTGCGCTTCTGGGAAGACCTGAGCGGACCCGAGCTGGCCATCGTGCTCGAGATCCCCGAGGGCACCGTGCGCAGCCGCCTGCGCCGCGGGGTCGAGGCGCTGCGCGAGCAGCTGGCGCGCGGCACGGGGTCACCCACGGGTGTCGCACAGGCTGCTGCCGAGCTCGAGGCGTGGTCGAGCGCGCTGCGGGGCGAAGCGACTGGGGACGACGAGCAAGCGAGCGACGGGGGGACCGAGGACGCGACCAAGGACGACGGCCAGGCGAGGGGCGGCGACGCGGCTCGGTGA